A DNA window from Alligator mississippiensis isolate rAllMis1 chromosome 11, rAllMis1, whole genome shotgun sequence contains the following coding sequences:
- the LOC132243682 gene encoding mucin-2-like gives MTSTSTTALHTSIKTSTHATETSTCTTIYNVTTVKPTSTDVSTVSTKTPTPITNSTVSTQTPTLTMTSTATTVPATSIDTSTFTTKTSTSTTTVAPESFTSTAVSSLSSKTPTPTTTSELPTSTMTSTSTTALPTSIKTSTHATETSTSTTIYNVTTVKPPSTDVSTVSTKTPTPITNSTVSTQTPTLTMTSTATTVPATSIDTSTFTTKTSTSTTTVAPETFTSTVVSSLSSKTPTPTTTSELPTSTMTSTSTTALPTSIKTSTHATETSTSTTIYNVTTVKPTSTDVSTVSTKISTPITNSTLTIETPASTMTSTLTTKSSASTKASTVTTETPTSTMTSVLTTEKPISTCISPVTTKMSTSTTPTTETLKTTTEIPTSIQISTVTYTTQPPTMISTATPVPLTSTGVTTKTPALITSPTVSTETPASILTSAVNTETFTSAASSTLTADTLAPRTTFATTNIMPTSTATTTIIGETPTPTTTPTATTTWAISSEVSTITTDIPTFTTTSVVITKTPTTPSTVTTKMLSSNATPTVPIETSIYTEASTVTLETPISISNAILTMETSASTGTATDITDMSRSTKTSITTTEIPSTEASTVTTRTPTSIITPTVTTEAPTSTSVSTITKEMSTGTAISTATAETSISTMTSTANTTLILATKTSTAITSTAISTVTTAIDASTPTSTFTTSWTSATSPRSSGSIRISVTPSSAPTLEPGAETSRSSVTGAGSNVSGPVLLTSQGPSGSSVASSSPTIVPGQSSLTTSDAADNVLPYWAIILICLAAVVTLIFCCVFAFLLKSIRAAPTSYQFY, from the exons ATGACCTCTACTTCCACCACCGCACTCCATACATCCATCAAGACCTCCACTCATGCCACCGAAACATCTACATGCACCACGATCTACAATGTCACTACAGTGAAACCTACATCCACAGACGTGTCCACTGTCTCCACCAAGACGCCTACACCCATCACAAACTCCACTGTCTCCACCCAGACACCTACACTTACTAtgacctccactgccaccactgtgccaGCTACATCCATTGACACCTCCACTTTCACTACCAAGACATCCACATCAACCACCACTGTTGCTCCTGAGTCTTTCACATCCACTGCAGTCTCTTCTCTCAGCAGCAAGACACCTACACCTACCACAACCTCTGAGTTACCAACATCCACCATGACCTCTACTTCCACCACCGCACTCCCTACATCCATCAAGACCTCCACTCATGCCACCGAAACATCTACATCCACCACGATCTACAATGTCACTACAGTGAAACCTCCATCCACAGACGTGTCCACTGTCTCCACCAAGACGCCTACACCCATCACAAACTCCACTGTCTCCACCCAGACACCTACACTTACTAtgacctccactgccaccactgtacCAGCTACATCCATTGACACCTCCACTTTCACTACCAAGACATCCACATCAACCACCACTGTTGCTCCCGAGACTTTCACATCCACTGTAGTCTCTTCTCTCAGCAGCAAGACACCTACACCTACCACAACCTCTGAGTTACCAACATCCACCATGACCTCTACTTCCACCACCGCACTGCCTACATCCATCAAGACCTCCACTCATGCCACCGAAACATCGACATCCACCACGATCTACAATGTCACTACAGTGAAACCTACATCCACAGACGTGTCCACTGTCTCCACCAAGATTTCTACACCCATCACAAACTCCACACTTACCATCGAGACACCTGCATCGACCATGACCTCCACTCTCACTACCAAAAGTTCTGCATCTACCAAGGCCTCCACTGTCACTACTGAAACACCAACATCCACCATGACCTCTGTTCTCACCACTGAGAAACCTATATCCACCTGTATCTCCCCTGTCACCACAAAAATGTCTACATCCACCACACCCACCACTGAGACACTTAAAACTACCACAGAGATacctacatccatccagatttctACTGTAACTTACACAACACAACCTCCCACCATGATCTCCACTGCCACGCCTGTACCACTTACAAGCACTGGTGTCACCACCAAGACACCTGCATTGATCACATCTCCCACAGTCTCTACTGAGACACCTGCATCTATTTTGACCTCAGCTGTCAACACAGAAACATTTACATCTGCTGCATCTTCCACTTTAACTGCCGATACCCTTGCACCTAGAACAACATTCGCTACCACCAACATAATGCCCACATCCACTGCAACCACAACCATCATAGGCGAGACACCTACACCCACTACAACCCCAACTGCCACCACCACATGGGCTATATCCTCTGAGGTTTCCACTATCACCACTGACATACCTACGTTTACCACAACCTCTGTTGTAATCACCAAGACACCCACTACACCCTCCACTGTTACTACCAAAATGTTGTCATCCAATGCAACCCCCACTGTCCCAATTGAGACATCTATATACACTGAGGCTTCCACTGTCACCCTAGAGACACCCATATCCATCTCAAATGCCATTCTCACCATGGAGACATCTGCATCTACTGGAACTGCCACTGATATCACTGATATGTCTAGATCCACCAAGACATCCATTACCACCACTGAGATACCATCTACTGAGGCCTCCACTGTCACTACCAGGACACCAACCTCCATAATAACCCCCACTGTCACCACTGAGGCACCTACATCCACCTCAGTCTCTACTATCACCAAAGAAATGTCTACAGGCACTGCAATCTCCACTGCCACCGCTGAAACCTCTATTTCCACCATGAcctccactgccaacaccaccttGATTTTGGCCACTAAGACCTCCACTGCCATAACATCCACTGCAATCTctactgtcaccactgcaatTGATGCATCCACCCCAACCTCCACTTTTACTACCAGTTGGACTTCAGCTACCTCTCCAAGATCATCTGGCTCCATCAGAATCAGTGTCACACCATCCTCTGCTCCCACTCTGG agccaggagctgagacCAGCCGTAGTTCTGTGACTGGGGCAGGTTCAAATGTCAGTGGCCCCGTGCTACTCACATCTCAGGGCCCATCTGGCTCCAGTGTTGCCTCATCCAGTCCCACCATCGTTCCTGGGCAGAGCTCTCTCACCACTTCTG ATGCTGCAGACAATGTCCTCCCATACTGGGCCATTATCTTGATCTGTCTGGCTGCTGTGGTCACACTCATCTTCTGCTGTGTG TTCGCATTTTTGCTGAAGTCCATTCGGGCTGCTCCCACCTCCTACCAGTTCTACTAG